Proteins encoded within one genomic window of Bombina bombina isolate aBomBom1 chromosome 1, aBomBom1.pri, whole genome shotgun sequence:
- the LOC128643901 gene encoding guanine nucleotide-binding protein G(i) subunit alpha-1, with amino-acid sequence MGCVQSCKNRPRSKKIDQYLQQEKMRLQREVKVLLLGTRESGKSTIMKQMKIIYEGDYSEEERRQYRAAVYSDTIQYITDIVSAMESLGIGFGDVARAKDAKQLAVFARGAEKGVMSEELAGVIKRLWEDVVHTCFSHSPQYKRNDSALYFLNDLDRICQSDYIPTQQDVLHTRDKTTGFTEVNITYMNINITFIDLGQDGTNFMKWIHCFSEVNSVIFCVDINDYDQLLDENHEKRKLLDSIINATYASIIIFFNKEDLFDHSDSITYDHIHSQFLDLTWKNQSFVHFTCALDTQKLKNVFHDLMFIIMQPCRQHSCLYWAMLDITT; translated from the coding sequence ATGGGCTGTGTACAGAGCTGCAAAAACAGACCCAGAAGTAAAAAGATTGATCAATATCTGCAGCAGGAAAAAATGAGACTTCAGAGGGAAGTGAAAGTGTTGCTGCTTGGTACCAGGGAGTCTGGAAAAAGCACTATCATGAAGCAGATGAAGATTATCTATGAGGGGGACTACTCAGAGGAGGAACGCAGACAGTACAGAGCAGCTGTATACAGTGACACCATACAGTATATCACTGATATTGTAAGTGCCATGGAGAGCCTGGGCATTGGTTTTGGAGATGTGGCCAGAGCTAAAGATGCCAAGCAGCTGGCAGTGTTTGCCAGAGGTGCAGAGAAAGGGGTAATGTCTGAGGAGCTGGCTGGTGTTATAAAGAGACTGTGGGAAGATGTGGTGCATACTTGCTTCAGTCACTCTCCTCAATACAAACGCAATGATTCTGCTTTGTATTTCCTCAATGATCTGGACAGAATCTGTCAATCAGATTATATCCCTACCCAGCAGGATGTGCTTCATACCAGAGACAAAACCACAGGCTTCACGGAAGTAAATATCACGTACATGAACATAAATATTACTTTTATAGACCTTGGACAGGATGGAACAAATTTTATGAAGTGGATTCATTGCTTTAGTGAAGTTAACTCTGTCATCTTCTGTGTGGACATTAATGACTATGATCAGCTACTGGATGAGAATCATGAGAAAAGGAAATTGTTAGACAGCATCATAAACGCCACATATGCTTCAATTATTATCTTTTTCAACAAGGAGGATCTGTTTGACCACTCAGACTCTATCACATATGACCATATCCACAGTCAGTTTTTGGACTTGACATGGAAAAACCAAAGCTTTGTGCATTTCACATGTGCCTTAGACACTCAAAAGttgaaaaatgtgtttcatgattTGATGTTCATCATTATGCAACCTTGTCGGCAACATTCATGTTTATACTGGGCAATGCTTGACATAACCACATaa